The nucleotide window GTTGTTGTCGATAGTCTCGTGCTCCTGCGCGTAGTAGCCGATCTTCAGTCCATGGCCGGGCACGACTTCGCCGGAATCAGGCTGCTCCACCCCGCCGAGTAGGCGCAACAGAGTGGTCTTGCCGGCACCGTTGAGGCCCAGCACCACCACGCGGCTGCCACGGTCGATGGCCAGGTCAACACCGGCGAAGACTTCTAGTGAGCCGTAGGCCTTGGACAGTCCGTTGGCCCGCAAGGGTGTCTTGCCGCAGGGGGCGGGGTCAGGGAAGCGTAGGTGCGCGACCTTGTCTGCCTGCTGTTCTGCTTCTAGTCCTTCTATGAGGCGCTCAGCCCGCTTGAGCATCTGCTGGGCGGCAACGGCCTTGGTGGCTTTGGCCCGCATCTTCTCACCCTGGGCGCGTAGGGCAGCAGCCTTCTTTTCCGCATTGGCACGCTCTCGGCGACGGCGGTGCTCGTCGTCGGCGCGCTGCTTGAGGTAAGCGTCCCAGCCCAGGTGGTAGAGGTCCAGGACGCCCCGGTTGGCGTCCAGATACATGACCTGGTTTACAGTGTCGCGCAGCAGTTCGACGTCGTGGCTGATGACGATGAAACCACCGGAGTAGCTGCGCAGGTGGTCGCGTAGCCACATGATCGAGTCATGGTCTAGGTGGTTGGTGGGCTCATCAAGCAGGAGCGTGTCTGGCTGTTGGAAGAGGACCCGGGCTAGCTCGACGCGGCGCCGCTGGCCGCCGGAGAGGGTGCCGATGGATTGGTCCAGAACATGCTCAGGCAGGCCCAGGGCGGCGCTGATACGGGCCGCCTCGGAGGCGGCTGCATAGCCGCCAGCCATGGTGAACTCGTGGTCCAGGCGGGTGTACCGGTTCAGCGCCTTAGCCTGAGCCTCGCCTTCCGTGGTAGCAATCATCGCCTCGGCCTTGCGGATGCGCGCTAGGAGGGCATCAATGCCGCGGGCCGAGAGGATGCGGTCACGTGCACACTCGGTCAGGTCACCCACCTTGGTGTCCTGGGGCAGGTAGCCGACGGAGCCGTTGCAGTAGATGGTGCCTTCATAGTCCACGGCCTCCAGGCCATGGCGCTCGTCGGCATCCGCCACCGACTGGCTGCTGCCCTGGGCCACAGAGGTGGCAGCCAGGAGCTTGGTAATGGTGGTCTTACCAGCACCATTGCGCCCCACCAGGCCGATGCGCAGGCCCTTGGCCACACGGAAGCTCGCGCCTCCAACTAGCTGGCGGGCGCCGATGCGCATGCTGAGGTCCTGAACGTTGATCACAGCGGATATCGTAGGGGGCGCAGAACGGCCACTCAGGCCACCCTCTAAGCAGGCTCCATGCTGGCAACCTGATTCAGTCCCACCAGAACCACCAACCTTCTTCGCCGTCAGCCCACGCCGGGGACCTGCGCAGGATTTCATCGGGCATGCCTTGGGCGTCAAGTTGGTAGCGCACACTTACCCGTTCCCAGAGGGCGTGGCAGTCACATCCGGGTGCATGAGTGGGGTTGAGCTTGAATCCCGCGAGCGTTGGGTCACTGACCCAGATGGCTTCGACGCTGACGCGTTCATCGTGGCGTTGTGGCCCTATCGCGTACCCGGAGAGCCGGACCTGTCCTTGGCCTGACATGCAGGCACGCAGGAGTGTTTTGAGGCTTGGCCCAAGGTTCTGGCGATCCTCCAAAGCCTCCTTGGGCAGGATGGCGAGCAGTTCTGCTGCACCAGCTGCGTCAAGGCCAGTGAATGGCACGTAGTCATCTAGTGGAGCGCCTGTGATGTCTATGACGGGGCTGGCTTCAGTCTCTTCCTCGGACAGGTGATGTAGGTCCCGTAAGCGGTCGGGCCGCTGGGGCAGGAGCCGCCACACGCCCGCTGTGACGGTCCAGCCGCGGGGGCCGTATAAGCCTCCGATGGGTTGTGGAGCCTGGTATTGAGGTGCTGCCAGCGGGCTTGCGTCGGCAGTGGTGGTCAGGTTCGGAGCTGGGCACATGGTGGTCCTCCTTGGGTCGGGTGGCGTTTTGCTGCCACGAACCAGCCTGAGGTCCCAGAAGTCCCAAATCCCCGCAAGGACTGACGTCAGACCTTGCGAGTGCATGTACTAAACCTGTGGAGGGCGCGCTGAAAGCCGCTACCGTTTTGTTTCATACTGTTCACACGTTGCGGGACCGGTGCGCGTTTTCAACAGCTGGTCTTCGCCTTGTGAATTACGCCCAACTGAGAGGTTTTCGGCATGACAACAACCACAAGTACACCGGAGGCGATCGTCGACGCAGTCGGTGGAGCCTCCAACATCATCCACCTGACGCACTGCGCCACCCGCCTGCGCTTTGAGCTCAAGGATGCCTCCATCGTGGACAAGGCCACGGTCGAGAAGATCCCTGGCGTCATGGGAGCAGTGCCGCAGGCCGGGGACCGCTACCAGATCGTCATCGGCGGCGCCGTGCAGGGCGTCTACACCCAGATCATGGAGCTGCCCTCCATGAAGTCTGCCAGCAGCATGTCCGACGCTGACGTCAAGGCCGCCGCCCGCGCCAAGGCCCGCGGCAAGAACGCCATCGTGGACGCCTTCTTCGAGTACCTGTCGGACTCCTTCCGCCCCCTGCTGCCGGTGCTGCTGGGCGCCTCCCTAATCATCGCTGCCGAGGCGATGCTCGACGCGCTAGGGATCATCGACTTCCGCGACGACGTCAGCAAGGGCGCCAGCTGGGTCTTCGTGGACTCTATGTGGCGTTCGGTATTCTACTTCCTGCCCGTTATGGTGGCCTATAACGCCTCCAAGAAGCTCAAGATCGACCCCTGGGTGGGTACCGCCATCATGGCGGCCCTGCTGACCCCAAACTTCATGAGCCTGGGGGAGAAGGCCTACACCGAGACCGCTGAGGGCTCAGGGCTGTTCACCGCCGCCCTGAAGTTCGGTGAGCAGGTAACCTGCTCCACCAACGCCACCCTGGGCACCGAGTCCTGCGTCGCCCACATCTTCGGCCTGCCCATGCAGCTCAACGACTACGGCGGCCAGGTCTTCGTGCCGCTGCTGATGGTGGCCGTGCTGGCACCGGTCTACAGGTTCTTGCAAAAGCTCATCCCCACCAACCTGCAGATGGTGTTTGTGCCCTTCCTGGCCTTCCTGGTCATGATGCCGGTAACAGCCTTCGTGCTGGGGCCGATCGCTGTGTGGGCTGGTACCGGCATCGGCGCTGGACTGGCCTGGCTCAACACGCACGCCCCAATCGTCTTTGCGATCTTCATCCCACTGCTCTACCCCTTCTTGGTCCCGCTGGGCCTGCACTGGCCTCTCAACGCCCTCATGCTTCTCAACATCCAGACCCTTGGTTACGACTTCATCCAGGGTCCAATGGGAGCTTGGAACTTCGCCTGCTTCGGCGCCACCGCTGGCGTGTTGGTCCTATCCATCCGTGACAAGGACAAAGAGATGCGTCAGACGGCTACCGGCGCCCTGGCAGCTGGCCTGCTCGGTGGTATTTCTGAGCCGAGCCTCTACGGTATCCACCTACGTTACAAGCGCATCTACCCACGCATGCTGGTCGGCTGTGCCGTCGGTGGTCTGATCATCGGCGTCTTCGGTGGCCTGAAGGCCTCCACCTTCGTGTTCACCTCCCTGCTGACCATCCCGGTCTTCTCCCCCATTGGCCTGTACGCCATCGCTATCGCGGCGGCTTTCGCCACCTCAATGTTCCTCATTATAGTGTCGGACTACCGCACCAAGGAGGAGAGGGCGGAGGCTTTGGCCGCTGCCAGTGGTTTCGTGGAGGCGGACCCGGAGGAGACCGCTGCCGATCTGGCTCTAGCAGCCGCCTCAGCTGACGCAGGTGGTCATGCCAAGACCGCGCTGACGGCTGGCACGGTAACGGAGATCGCCGCCCCTGTTCGTGGCACCGCCCTGCCGCTGGCGAAGGTTGAGGACCCAGCGTTCTCCACCGGCGTGGTTGGCGACGGCGCTGCCGTGGAACCCAGCGGGGATATCATCGTCACCGCCCCGGCCGACGGAACCGTGGTGGCCGCGATGGGTTCAGGCCACGCTTTCGGCCTGAACCTAGACTCCGGCGTGGAACTGCTTATCCATGTGGGTTTGGACACGGTGAATCTGGAGGGCAAGGGCTTCGACCGGAAGGTTCAGCAAGGTGACCGGGTCACGGCAGGCCAGGAGCTGGTGCGGGTTGACCGCACTATCGTTGAAGCGGCTGGCTACAAGCTAACCACCCCGGTGATCGTCACCAACACCGCTGCTTTTTCCAAAGTGGAGCTAGCGGCTTCCGGCAGTGTCACTCCTGGTGCGCCACTGCTCCGCGTGACCGCCTGAACGCAGGCGCGCCCGGAACAACACGGTCGGCCCGCCCCCAAGGTTGGGGGCGGGCCGACCGCAGTTCATGCACCTGAGGTCAGCGCTCCCTCGTCCTCTACGTCCACGTAGACAGTGCCAGCAGCCTCCGCAGTGACAGTGGAGGCGTGGTCGGGCACCTCTCGCTGCAGGGAGCGGTCCGTGCGCTGGTAGCCGTTAGAGTCGGGCCGCTTGGGGAACTTCAATTCCTCACGCCGGATATGCTCATACGGGATGGATTTGAGCAGGTGGTCGATCATATTGATGCGTGCCTTGCGCTTGTCCTCTGACTCCACGACGTTCCAAGGCGCCACATCCAGGTCCGTGTGTACGAACATCTCATCCTTGGCGCGCGAGTAGTCCTCCCACCGGGTGATGGAATCCAGGTCCGTGGGTGAGAGCTTCCACCGACGCATAGGATCCGTGATGCGGGACTTGAAACGCTTGTACTGCTCCTTCCCGGACACGGAGAACCAGTACTTGCGCAGCAGGATGCCGTCATCCACAAGCATGCGTTCAAAGACCGGGCACTGCTGCAGGAAGCGGCGGTGCTCTTCCGGGGTGCAGTAGCCCATGACGTGTTCCACTCCCCCGCGGTTGTACCAGGAGCGGTCAAACAGACAGATCTCGCCGGCGGCCGGGAGGTGAGCGATGTATCGCTGAAAGTACCACTGGCTGCGTTCGCGCTCCGTGGGCGCAGGCAGGGCGACCACCTTGGCGATGCGGGGGTTGAGGAACTCGGTGACGCGCTTGATAGCACCACCCTTGCCTGCCGCATCGCGTCCCTCAAAAATGATGACAACGCGGGCGCCGGTGTTCTTAACCCACTCCTGCATTTCCACGAGCTCTGCCTGCAGGCGCAGCAGCTCAGCCTCGTACATAGCGCGATCCATCTTGGGGTGCTTCTTTGCCATACTTAAGTATGGCATGAATCATACCGGCGGGCGCTGGGGCGCAGCACGCTGTTTCCTTGCGTTTCCAGAACCTCGTGTACAGGTCTCAGGCGGGTATCCGCAAGGCCCAGAAGGTGACGGCGGCCGCTGCCGCCACGTTCAGTGAGTCCACTCCCCCAGCCATTGGAATCCGCACGACGGCGTCGGCGGAAGCGATCGTGCGCTGGGCCAGCCCGTCACCCTCTGTCCCCAGTACTACAGCCACGCGCGAATCTTCTCCGGTGCAGGCTGGTGAAGCTACGAATTCGTCTAGGCTCACGGCGTCGTCAGCCAATGCCATGGCAGCCACGGTGAAGCCTGCGGCGTGCAGCTCGTCCGTGGCGGGCCACCGCTCGATCCGCGTCCAGGGCACCTGGAACACCGTGCCCATCGAGACTCGCACGCTGCGCCGGTACAGGGGGTCTGCGCAGTACGGGGTGACCAGCACAGCGTCAATCCCCAGAGCAGCGGCAGAGCGAAAAGCGGCACCCACATTCGTGTGGTCCACCAAGTCCTCCAGGATTGCCACCCGCCGGGCCTTGGCCTCGCTGTGTGCCCCCGCAAGCACCTGCGCCACCGGTAGAAGCGCGGGACGGTTCATTGCCGCTAGGGCTCCACGGTGCAGGTGGAAACCAGTGATCTGCTTCAGCACCGGCTCGGGGGCCACCAGTACCGGCACCTCCCCGCCGTCAGCCCGCCCGCCCGTGCCGACGGCAGCAGCGATCATGGGACCCAGCTCCTCCAGGTAGCGCTCAGCCATGAGGAAGGAGCGCGGCGCGTGCCCGGCATCCACCGCCCGGGCAATCACCTTGGAGGACTCCGCCATGTAGAGCCCACGCTCGGTCTCCAGCCGACGGCGCAGGGCCACGTCCGTCAGGCGGGTGTAGTCCTCTAGGAGGGCCGCCGTGCCCGGCTCATCCAGATTCTCCAGACGAATGATCATGAACGCCTCCTGCCGCGCCCGCCTTGCCTAAACCCGGGTGCGGCTCGCCGTCAG belongs to Actinomyces trachealis and includes:
- the ppk2 gene encoding polyphosphate kinase 2; the protein is MDRAMYEAELLRLQAELVEMQEWVKNTGARVVIIFEGRDAAGKGGAIKRVTEFLNPRIAKVVALPAPTERERSQWYFQRYIAHLPAAGEICLFDRSWYNRGGVEHVMGYCTPEEHRRFLQQCPVFERMLVDDGILLRKYWFSVSGKEQYKRFKSRITDPMRRWKLSPTDLDSITRWEDYSRAKDEMFVHTDLDVAPWNVVESEDKRKARINMIDHLLKSIPYEHIRREELKFPKRPDSNGYQRTDRSLQREVPDHASTVTAEAAGTVYVDVEDEGALTSGA
- a CDS encoding ABC-F family ATP-binding cassette domain-containing protein; protein product: MINVQDLSMRIGARQLVGGASFRVAKGLRIGLVGRNGAGKTTITKLLAATSVAQGSSQSVADADERHGLEAVDYEGTIYCNGSVGYLPQDTKVGDLTECARDRILSARGIDALLARIRKAEAMIATTEGEAQAKALNRYTRLDHEFTMAGGYAAASEAARISAALGLPEHVLDQSIGTLSGGQRRRVELARVLFQQPDTLLLDEPTNHLDHDSIMWLRDHLRSYSGGFIVISHDVELLRDTVNQVMYLDANRGVLDLYHLGWDAYLKQRADDEHRRRRERANAEKKAAALRAQGEKMRAKATKAVAAQQMLKRAERLIEGLEAEQQADKVAHLRFPDPAPCGKTPLRANGLSKAYGSLEVFAGVDLAIDRGSRVVVLGLNGAGKTTLLRLLGGVEQPDSGEVVPGHGLKIGYYAQEHETIDNNRTVVENLRSAAPDMDDTQVRSVLGSFLFSGADADKPARVLSGGEKTRLALALLVVSSANVLLLDEPTNNLDPASREEVLRALGGFSGAVVLVTHDEGAVAALRPDRVLLLPDGDEDLWNDSYMELVTLA
- a CDS encoding glucose PTS transporter subunit IIA is translated as MTTTTSTPEAIVDAVGGASNIIHLTHCATRLRFELKDASIVDKATVEKIPGVMGAVPQAGDRYQIVIGGAVQGVYTQIMELPSMKSASSMSDADVKAAARAKARGKNAIVDAFFEYLSDSFRPLLPVLLGASLIIAAEAMLDALGIIDFRDDVSKGASWVFVDSMWRSVFYFLPVMVAYNASKKLKIDPWVGTAIMAALLTPNFMSLGEKAYTETAEGSGLFTAALKFGEQVTCSTNATLGTESCVAHIFGLPMQLNDYGGQVFVPLLMVAVLAPVYRFLQKLIPTNLQMVFVPFLAFLVMMPVTAFVLGPIAVWAGTGIGAGLAWLNTHAPIVFAIFIPLLYPFLVPLGLHWPLNALMLLNIQTLGYDFIQGPMGAWNFACFGATAGVLVLSIRDKDKEMRQTATGALAAGLLGGISEPSLYGIHLRYKRIYPRMLVGCAVGGLIIGVFGGLKASTFVFTSLLTIPVFSPIGLYAIAIAAAFATSMFLIIVSDYRTKEERAEALAAASGFVEADPEETAADLALAAASADAGGHAKTALTAGTVTEIAAPVRGTALPLAKVEDPAFSTGVVGDGAAVEPSGDIIVTAPADGTVVAAMGSGHAFGLNLDSGVELLIHVGLDTVNLEGKGFDRKVQQGDRVTAGQELVRVDRTIVEAAGYKLTTPVIVTNTAAFSKVELAASGSVTPGAPLLRVTA
- a CDS encoding TrmH family RNA methyltransferase — encoded protein: MIIRLENLDEPGTAALLEDYTRLTDVALRRRLETERGLYMAESSKVIARAVDAGHAPRSFLMAERYLEELGPMIAAAVGTGGRADGGEVPVLVAPEPVLKQITGFHLHRGALAAMNRPALLPVAQVLAGAHSEAKARRVAILEDLVDHTNVGAAFRSAAALGIDAVLVTPYCADPLYRRSVRVSMGTVFQVPWTRIERWPATDELHAAGFTVAAMALADDAVSLDEFVASPACTGEDSRVAVVLGTEGDGLAQRTIASADAVVRIPMAGGVDSLNVAAAAAVTFWALRIPA